Proteins from a genomic interval of Flammeovirgaceae bacterium SG7u.111:
- a CDS encoding DNA gyrase/topoisomerase IV subunit A — protein MENNNEHAEEHIDGKVIPISGMYENWFLDYASYVILERAVPAINDGFKPVQRRILHAMKELDDGRFNKVANIIGTAMQYHPHGDASIGDAIVNMGQKDMLIDMQGNWGDIRTGDRAAAPRYIEARLSKFALDVVYNPQTTEWQASYDGRKKEPVTLPVKFPMLLAQGAEGIAVGLATKIMPHNFCELIEASIKILQGKSFNLVPDFPTGGLADFSNYNEGLKGGKIRIRAKIEPSDNKTLLIKEIPYSTTTQSLIDSIIKANDQGKIKIKKVVDNTAKDVEIEVHLAPGQSPDITIDALYAFTDCESSISPNCCVVIGDKPRFMSVNDILRFNTQQTADLLKSELEIRKGELQEKILFSSLEKIFIENRIYRDIEECETWESVIETIDQGLDPYKKDFYREINDDDIIRLTEIKIKRISKFDSFKADEMMRKLEEELAEVNFNLDNLTDYAIDYYKNLLKKYGKGKERKTDITAFDTIAATKVAANNAKLYVNRKEGFIGYGLKKDEYVSECSDIDDIIVFFEDGKFVVTKIQDKVFVGKGIIHVEVFIKGDERKVFNLIYRDGKSGTTRVKRFQVLAITRDKPYDLTIGTKGTKVLYFTANPNGEAEVVSVNLTATCKARTKQFDYDFATLDIKGRASQGNILTKYPIRKVSLLKQGVSTLSAMDLWYDSAIGRLNKDDNGQYLGKFNNGDQIIAIYQNGEYEITDYELSNRYDQKQLVRIEKFEPEKPISVIHYDGKNKDYYVKRFVVETTSINQRYSFIGESSGSKLTLATTQLKPMVEVQAKNAKRELVKTEVALDEFIDLKGWKAMGNKLSYDKVQKVKLLTKYEELTPEQLKSKNNGNDDDSSAPKDDKDQLKLF, from the coding sequence TTGGAAAACAATAACGAACACGCCGAAGAGCACATAGATGGAAAAGTGATCCCGATTAGCGGGATGTATGAGAATTGGTTTTTAGATTATGCCTCATATGTTATTTTAGAGAGAGCTGTCCCAGCTATAAACGATGGATTTAAACCCGTTCAGCGAAGAATTCTTCACGCCATGAAGGAGCTTGACGACGGCAGGTTCAACAAGGTAGCAAATATCATCGGTACCGCCATGCAATACCACCCCCACGGCGATGCCTCCATAGGCGATGCAATTGTGAACATGGGGCAAAAGGATATGCTCATAGACATGCAGGGAAACTGGGGCGATATCCGCACTGGTGACCGCGCTGCCGCACCAAGGTATATAGAAGCAAGGCTCTCCAAGTTTGCCCTCGATGTGGTCTATAACCCACAAACTACCGAATGGCAAGCTTCTTACGATGGCAGGAAAAAAGAACCTGTGACCCTTCCGGTAAAATTCCCGATGCTACTAGCGCAGGGAGCTGAAGGTATTGCCGTGGGCTTAGCCACCAAGATTATGCCTCACAATTTTTGTGAACTTATAGAAGCTTCTATAAAAATCCTACAAGGAAAATCATTCAATCTTGTGCCCGATTTTCCAACGGGAGGCTTAGCTGACTTCAGCAATTACAACGAAGGATTGAAAGGAGGAAAGATACGCATAAGGGCGAAAATCGAGCCTTCTGACAACAAGACTTTATTAATAAAAGAAATACCTTACAGCACGACCACCCAAAGCTTGATCGATTCGATCATCAAAGCTAATGATCAAGGAAAAATCAAGATCAAGAAGGTAGTTGATAATACGGCAAAAGATGTAGAGATTGAAGTTCATTTGGCACCAGGTCAATCGCCCGATATCACCATTGATGCCCTCTACGCCTTCACCGATTGCGAATCGTCTATTTCCCCCAACTGCTGTGTAGTAATTGGCGACAAGCCAAGGTTCATGAGCGTGAACGACATCCTTCGTTTCAACACGCAACAGACGGCAGATTTGCTGAAAAGCGAACTAGAGATCAGGAAAGGAGAGCTTCAAGAAAAGATCCTTTTCTCCTCCCTTGAAAAGATTTTTATCGAAAACAGAATCTACCGGGACATTGAAGAATGTGAAACTTGGGAGTCAGTTATAGAGACTATTGACCAAGGCCTCGATCCTTACAAAAAGGATTTTTACAGGGAAATAAATGATGACGACATCATAAGGCTTACCGAGATCAAGATCAAGCGTATCTCGAAGTTTGACAGCTTCAAAGCTGACGAAATGATGCGCAAGCTGGAAGAGGAATTAGCGGAAGTCAACTTCAACTTAGATAACCTCACGGACTACGCTATTGATTATTACAAAAACCTTCTTAAAAAGTATGGTAAAGGGAAAGAGCGGAAAACAGATATAACCGCTTTTGACACCATAGCCGCTACTAAGGTTGCCGCGAACAACGCCAAGCTCTATGTAAACCGAAAAGAAGGCTTCATAGGCTACGGGCTAAAGAAAGACGAATATGTGAGCGAGTGTTCGGATATAGACGACATAATTGTGTTCTTCGAAGATGGCAAGTTTGTAGTCACCAAAATCCAAGATAAGGTTTTTGTTGGGAAGGGCATTATACATGTGGAAGTGTTTATAAAAGGCGACGAGCGCAAGGTGTTCAACCTGATCTATAGAGATGGGAAATCGGGTACTACGAGGGTAAAAAGATTCCAAGTCTTAGCCATCACCCGGGACAAACCTTACGACCTTACCATAGGTACAAAAGGGACAAAAGTACTGTATTTCACGGCAAATCCTAACGGTGAAGCAGAGGTAGTTTCGGTGAACCTGACAGCAACTTGCAAAGCTAGAACCAAGCAATTCGACTACGACTTTGCCACGCTAGACATAAAAGGAAGAGCCTCCCAAGGAAATATCCTCACCAAATATCCTATCCGCAAAGTCAGCTTGCTAAAACAGGGAGTTTCTACCCTAAGCGCAATGGACTTGTGGTACGATTCGGCTATTGGCAGACTAAACAAGGACGACAATGGACAGTACCTCGGGAAGTTCAACAACGGTGACCAGATCATTGCGATCTACCAAAACGGCGAGTATGAGATCACAGACTACGAGCTGAGCAATCGATATGATCAAAAGCAACTGGTGAGAATAGAGAAGTTTGAACCAGAAAAACCCATTTCCGTCATCCACTACGATGGCAAAAACAAGGATTACTATGTAAAAAGGTTTGTGGTCGAGACTACCTCCATCAATCAACGCTATAGTTTCATAGGTGAATCTTCTGGCTCGAAACTCACTTTGGCAACCACCCAACTGAAACCAATGGTGGAAGTACAAGCCAAGAACGCTAAAAGAGAGCTGGTAAAAACGGAAGTCGCACTTGATGAGTTCATCGACTTAAAAGGGTGGAAGGCAATGGGCAACAAGCTATCATACGACAAAGTGCAAAAAGTCAAACTATTGACAAAATATGAAGAGCTTACGCCAGAACAGCTCAAAAGCAAAAACAATGGTAACGACGATGACTCATCGGCTCCAAAAGACGATAAAGACCAGTTAAAATTGTTTTAG
- a CDS encoding group III truncated hemoglobin: MRTLETREDIQFLVDKFYKQATADEAIGHFFTEVVQLDMEKHMPVMYDFWETTLLGNMVYKGNPMLKHFDLNKKSAIQPTHFAQWLSLWVSTVKQYFEGEKAEEAIKRASQIAGLMEFKIGQVNG; encoded by the coding sequence ATGAGAACCCTTGAGACTAGAGAAGATATACAGTTTTTGGTAGATAAATTTTACAAACAAGCTACTGCCGATGAGGCAATAGGGCATTTTTTTACCGAAGTAGTGCAGTTAGACATGGAAAAACACATGCCCGTTATGTATGATTTTTGGGAAACTACTTTGCTAGGAAACATGGTTTACAAAGGAAACCCAATGCTGAAGCATTTTGACCTAAACAAGAAATCAGCCATCCAACCAACACATTTTGCCCAGTGGCTCAGCCTTTGGGTTAGCACGGTAAAGCAATATTTTGAGGGAGAAAAAGCAGAGGAAGCAATAAAACGAGCCTCACAAATCGCTGGGCTGATGGAATTCAAGATAGGGCAAGTGAATGGCTAG
- a CDS encoding DUF4136 domain-containing protein encodes MKKILITVFAMVLLSACSSVKIVTDQDSSFDFSQYQSAEYFGWKENSDKILNGFDKERIEKAFASEFEKRDVEIVEKGKGDLVVSLYIVTEQKTEQVATTNNMGGGYYGGYGRYYGYGPGWGWGGGYSNTTVHEYDYTVGTLVVSVYDKKEQKLIWETAAAGEVDEDPKKREHKIPILVAKMMSKYPVKPVNK; translated from the coding sequence ATGAAGAAGATTCTGATAACTGTATTTGCAATGGTATTACTGTCGGCGTGCAGTAGTGTAAAAATCGTAACAGATCAAGATAGCTCTTTTGATTTCTCGCAGTACCAATCAGCCGAATATTTTGGTTGGAAGGAGAACAGCGATAAGATTTTGAACGGGTTTGACAAAGAGCGCATAGAAAAAGCCTTTGCTTCCGAGTTTGAAAAAAGGGATGTAGAAATAGTGGAGAAAGGAAAAGGAGATTTAGTAGTTTCCCTTTATATAGTGACCGAACAAAAAACGGAACAGGTGGCTACTACCAATAATATGGGAGGAGGTTATTATGGTGGATATGGGCGGTACTATGGTTACGGTCCAGGCTGGGGCTGGGGCGGAGGTTATTCAAATACTACCGTGCACGAATACGATTATACCGTTGGCACGTTGGTCGTTTCAGTTTATGACAAGAAAGAGCAGAAGCTGATTTGGGAAACGGCAGCCGCAGGTGAAGTAGATGAAGATCCCAAGAAAAGGGAACATAAAATACCTATTCTCGTGGCGAAAATGATGAGTAAATATCCAGTGAAGCCAGTGAATAAATAG
- a CDS encoding MotA/TolQ/ExbB proton channel family protein, protein MDILESLLLTISNLLFYPVIICLLIIAVQQCISLGRLVNELRQRISNNHLYVKSFNTNINAVKTEPLPTTQKLEMEYMLLLRKWEMAYSKSLSTDRLVVKAGPALGLMGTLIPMGTALASLSEGDMMAMSVNMVTAFTTTVVGMACGLSAFVIVHARTNWKRADTLSCEAICQQRMVDFSENQPSTSTQPATI, encoded by the coding sequence ATGGACATTCTTGAATCGCTCTTACTTACTATTTCAAACTTACTTTTTTACCCTGTCATAATCTGTTTGCTGATCATAGCAGTTCAGCAGTGCATAAGTTTGGGCAGGCTGGTGAATGAATTGCGCCAACGTATTTCCAATAACCATCTGTATGTAAAGTCTTTTAACACGAATATAAATGCGGTAAAAACCGAGCCTTTGCCAACTACCCAAAAATTAGAAATGGAGTATATGCTCTTACTTCGCAAATGGGAAATGGCGTATTCAAAATCGTTAAGCACAGATAGGTTGGTAGTGAAGGCAGGGCCTGCATTGGGGCTTATGGGCACACTTATCCCCATGGGAACGGCTTTAGCCTCCCTTTCCGAAGGAGATATGATGGCGATGTCGGTCAATATGGTGACGGCTTTTACCACTACGGTGGTCGGCATGGCTTGTGGGCTATCGGCATTTGTCATTGTTCATGCTCGCACCAACTGGAAAAGGGCGGATACCTTAAGCTGTGAGGCTATTTGCCAACAGCGCATGGTTGATTTTTCTGAAAACCAACCCTCAACTTCTACTCAACCTGCAACTATTTAA
- a CDS encoding DUF2149 domain-containing protein yields MNFLNRNGLSNDFHQEEDPVSSVANLFDVSIVFIVALFFALFMTYKMLDFFNPDSELTITKKNPDGTIQIITKKGKEVKIEKVTPSEEEGRGVRLGTAYQLEDGKIIYVPEK; encoded by the coding sequence ATGAATTTTTTGAACCGAAATGGGCTTTCCAATGATTTCCATCAAGAAGAAGACCCTGTTAGCAGTGTGGCAAATTTGTTTGATGTGAGCATCGTATTTATAGTGGCGTTGTTTTTTGCCTTATTCATGACTTATAAAATGCTCGATTTTTTTAATCCAGACTCAGAGCTTACCATCACCAAAAAGAATCCCGATGGCACTATCCAAATCATTACCAAAAAAGGTAAGGAAGTGAAGATAGAAAAAGTAACCCCATCGGAAGAAGAAGGGCGAGGTGTAAGGCTAGGAACCGCCTACCAGCTAGAGGATGGTAAAATTATTTATGTACCTGAAAAATAA
- a CDS encoding cobaltochelatase subunit CobN translates to MTRFLLSFCLFMNLAVFALAQEQKVALIMPDQYFLLGEKVKKEVPARVKPLGLTCEVELFLYADLGDASLPNFEEFDLVFVDIINPQKVAAVMPLLRKAQKKGVPVFAIGNNQSSLMRQYPEVVVDEKTYAFYEESGKENIVRMVLDQFGRTLGLPVPPQKIVPLPESALCNIESHQVFVNFEAYKKGYKNYVEGNPWVALNVWRSNFLSEQLAHIKEHIRTIEDYGFNVLCFYGQPNLVSADSFFYDNEKKLVPEAILGMSSWLGVNPEEGRKVYEKLGVPVINLVELNQTQQEWLESEKGISIYKRTNSLSIPEQMGMVQPIVTGVKEPFPEYQQFKVKSPVHQQIQRLAKRLQTLYLLRVKPEKEKKVALIYYSHPPGKELVGASYLNVVPNSLHSMLSRMKEDGYELGGDLVTKDQLFDDVSDHGLNIGNWAPAEIDRVVRTGEATLVPLSLYKSWYEKLSLNLRHEVEEVWGKPDTSSIMTWQNEANERFFVLPSVKYGNVLLAPQPVRGWSQNIDVMHHDVSVPPHHQYIAFYLYLQHSFHADAVVHVGTHSTLEWLPGKETGLNEQDASEALIGNMLNVYPYIVDDVGEGLQAKRRSGAVIISHMTPPFDQLNINPKLKELENLVSEFEIAESKSVALAHAKNNEINLLAAQQGLFNDLGIDSIETDEQMHLLEHYIEEVREQFTPMGLHTFGKLPPAENIEKNVAAILMNQTELEGDARKDFEKSLRSRIVASADSELNSLMDALDGEYVKAGPGNDPLRNPSSLPTGKNFYAFDPSYLPAPSVYKAGQKLAKEFIRDYMEKHDGEFPDKLSFNLWSTECIRNEGIMESQILCLMGIKPVYDGFGKVVDVEVIPRKALGRPRIDVVMIPSGLYRDIFAQLMVFLDKAVALAAKQDEVDNYIRLHSEHNYHVLTEMGVSSKEAYKLANIRMYTTPEGSYGTGTNTMIDASGTWENDREVAEVFLNRMHYPYGGEFWGNMGTEMNDSSLQVLFQHNLSGSKAVLHSRTSNLYAAIDNDDFFQYLGGTALAIRAVDGATPEVIISNLTNQGKMRQETLEYFLSREMQTRYLNPDWINSMLDEGYSGARFIRMLSSNLWGWQVTVPESVDSSKWQNFYETYVEDRYELDVKKKFVAAKNEYAYQVMTSRLIEVIRKGYWTPDNTVKGRLLTEFNATVKNVGLACNMNVCSNPGLSSFIQEEMEKIAGISPADLAVYKDALEEIGKTSQRNTPILENQIAKNTKATDEDYLPKKKVKGYEMEEVYNNKGEAVSEKIEGKKYIVLLVLAVFTVWFIVKKKSSK, encoded by the coding sequence ATGACCCGTTTTTTACTGTCGTTTTGCTTGTTCATGAACCTAGCGGTATTTGCTTTGGCTCAAGAACAAAAAGTAGCACTCATAATGCCCGACCAGTATTTTTTGCTGGGTGAGAAGGTGAAAAAAGAAGTGCCAGCTCGTGTAAAGCCTTTGGGCTTAACTTGTGAAGTGGAGTTGTTTTTATATGCCGATTTGGGCGATGCATCATTGCCAAACTTCGAGGAGTTCGATTTGGTGTTTGTGGATATTATCAACCCACAAAAGGTGGCTGCTGTGATGCCCTTGCTTCGGAAAGCCCAGAAAAAAGGTGTTCCAGTTTTTGCCATTGGGAATAATCAGTCGAGCCTTATGAGGCAGTACCCCGAAGTGGTGGTAGATGAAAAAACATATGCCTTTTACGAAGAATCTGGCAAGGAAAATATAGTAAGAATGGTGTTGGATCAGTTTGGTCGTACCCTCGGCTTACCTGTACCTCCTCAGAAGATTGTTCCATTGCCCGAATCAGCTCTTTGTAACATTGAAAGTCATCAGGTTTTTGTAAATTTTGAGGCGTATAAAAAAGGGTATAAGAACTATGTAGAGGGAAATCCTTGGGTAGCGCTGAACGTTTGGCGTAGTAATTTCCTTTCCGAACAGCTTGCCCACATCAAAGAACACATCCGCACTATTGAAGATTATGGGTTCAATGTTCTCTGCTTTTATGGCCAGCCAAATTTGGTATCGGCAGATTCCTTTTTTTATGATAATGAGAAGAAGCTTGTGCCCGAAGCTATTTTAGGGATGTCATCTTGGTTGGGCGTGAACCCCGAAGAGGGCAGAAAAGTATATGAAAAATTGGGCGTGCCTGTTATCAATTTGGTAGAGCTCAACCAAACGCAGCAGGAGTGGTTGGAGAGTGAAAAAGGTATTTCAATTTATAAAAGAACCAATTCCCTGAGCATTCCAGAGCAAATGGGAATGGTGCAGCCGATAGTGACGGGCGTAAAAGAGCCTTTCCCCGAATACCAGCAGTTTAAGGTGAAGTCGCCGGTGCATCAGCAAATCCAGCGCTTAGCCAAACGCTTGCAGACCCTGTACTTGTTGCGGGTGAAGCCCGAGAAAGAAAAGAAGGTTGCCCTCATCTATTATAGTCACCCTCCTGGGAAAGAACTGGTAGGAGCGAGCTATCTCAACGTAGTCCCCAATAGCTTGCACTCAATGCTCAGCAGGATGAAGGAAGATGGGTATGAATTGGGCGGTGATTTGGTAACAAAAGACCAACTATTTGATGATGTTTCCGACCACGGGTTGAATATTGGGAACTGGGCTCCTGCAGAAATAGATCGAGTAGTAAGAACGGGAGAAGCTACGTTGGTCCCTTTATCCTTGTATAAAAGTTGGTATGAAAAGCTTTCGCTAAATCTTCGGCATGAAGTAGAAGAGGTTTGGGGAAAGCCTGATACTTCGTCTATAATGACGTGGCAAAACGAAGCCAATGAACGTTTTTTTGTACTTCCTTCGGTGAAGTATGGCAACGTATTACTTGCTCCTCAGCCAGTTAGAGGGTGGTCGCAAAATATAGATGTGATGCATCATGATGTATCCGTACCCCCTCACCATCAGTACATTGCCTTTTACCTTTACCTGCAGCACAGCTTCCATGCCGATGCGGTTGTACATGTGGGGACGCACTCTACGCTAGAATGGCTGCCGGGTAAAGAAACAGGCTTAAACGAACAGGATGCTTCTGAAGCATTGATTGGGAATATGCTCAATGTGTATCCTTACATAGTAGATGATGTAGGGGAGGGGTTGCAAGCAAAAAGGCGATCAGGAGCTGTAATAATCAGTCACATGACTCCGCCGTTCGACCAACTGAACATTAACCCAAAGCTGAAAGAATTAGAAAATTTGGTTTCTGAATTTGAAATAGCCGAGTCTAAAAGCGTAGCGTTGGCTCATGCTAAAAATAATGAGATCAACCTTTTGGCTGCTCAGCAAGGGTTGTTCAACGACTTGGGGATAGATTCTATTGAAACGGATGAACAGATGCACTTGCTGGAACACTACATAGAAGAGGTGCGTGAGCAATTTACCCCTATGGGTTTGCATACGTTTGGCAAGCTGCCACCAGCGGAAAATATAGAGAAAAACGTGGCAGCAATCTTGATGAACCAAACGGAACTGGAAGGCGATGCACGAAAGGATTTCGAGAAAAGTCTCCGCAGTAGGATTGTCGCTAGTGCCGATTCGGAACTGAATAGTTTGATGGATGCCCTTGATGGGGAATATGTAAAAGCAGGACCGGGGAATGATCCTTTGCGAAACCCTTCTTCTTTGCCAACGGGCAAAAACTTTTATGCTTTTGATCCTTCCTATTTGCCCGCTCCTTCGGTGTATAAAGCAGGACAAAAACTGGCGAAGGAGTTTATCAGAGATTATATGGAAAAGCATGATGGAGAGTTTCCTGACAAGCTTTCTTTTAACCTTTGGAGTACGGAGTGTATTCGGAACGAAGGGATAATGGAGTCCCAGATTTTGTGTTTGATGGGGATCAAGCCTGTGTACGATGGCTTTGGAAAAGTAGTGGATGTAGAGGTGATTCCTCGAAAAGCATTAGGAAGACCAAGAATTGACGTGGTGATGATTCCTTCAGGGCTTTACCGCGATATTTTTGCCCAGCTCATGGTTTTTTTGGATAAAGCAGTGGCGCTGGCAGCTAAGCAAGATGAGGTGGATAACTACATTCGCCTTCACTCGGAACACAATTACCATGTTCTTACCGAAATGGGAGTTTCTTCTAAGGAAGCTTACAAACTGGCAAACATACGAATGTACACTACACCCGAAGGTTCGTATGGAACGGGGACAAACACGATGATAGATGCCTCGGGTACTTGGGAAAATGACAGGGAAGTTGCAGAGGTGTTTTTGAACAGAATGCACTACCCTTATGGAGGAGAGTTTTGGGGGAATATGGGCACTGAAATGAATGATAGTTCCCTACAGGTATTGTTTCAGCACAACCTTTCGGGCTCTAAAGCCGTGTTGCATAGTCGTACCTCTAATTTGTATGCAGCTATTGATAACGATGACTTTTTCCAGTACTTAGGAGGGACAGCTTTGGCAATTAGGGCAGTAGATGGAGCGACGCCAGAGGTAATTATTTCCAACTTGACTAACCAAGGGAAAATGCGGCAAGAAACGTTGGAGTATTTCCTGAGCAGGGAGATGCAAACTCGCTACCTAAATCCTGATTGGATCAATAGTATGCTGGATGAAGGATATTCGGGCGCTCGCTTTATTCGTATGCTTAGCTCAAATCTTTGGGGCTGGCAAGTAACCGTGCCCGAATCGGTCGATAGCAGTAAGTGGCAGAACTTTTATGAAACCTATGTGGAAGATAGGTATGAGCTTGATGTAAAGAAAAAGTTTGTTGCTGCTAAAAACGAATATGCCTACCAGGTGATGACCTCACGATTAATAGAAGTTATTCGCAAAGGCTATTGGACGCCTGATAACACAGTGAAAGGAAGATTGCTTACAGAGTTTAACGCTACAGTCAAAAATGTTGGCTTGGCCTGTAACATGAATGTTTGTAGCAACCCAGGCCTAAGCAGCTTCATTCAGGAGGAGATGGAGAAAATAGCTGGCATTTCTCCCGCAGACCTTGCTGTATATAAAGATGCGCTAGAAGAAATAGGGAAAACTTCGCAGAGGAACACGCCTATTTTAGAGAATCAAATTGCTAAAAACACCAAAGCTACGGATGAAGATTATTTGCCAAAGAAAAAAGTGAAGGGGTATGAGATGGAAGAGGTGTATAATAATAAAGGAGAGGCGGTAAGTGAGAAAATAGAAGGTAAGAAATACATTGTATTGTTAGTATTGGCTGTCTTTACAGTTTGGTTTATCGTAAAGAAAAAATCTTCAAAATAA
- a CDS encoding aldehyde dehydrogenase family protein yields the protein METLTQSNSQAQAVNKVFSAQQANAATIRKSTAQERVAKLKRLEKAILSNREKIENAIHSDFKKHPIETAVSEIYKELIEIRHTCKKLSGWMKPKKVSPPLSLLGTRSKVVYEPKGTTLIIAPWNYPFQLCINPLLSAIAAGNTAIVKPSELTPHTSKVVKEVIGEVFEENEVAVVEGGLETSTELLKLPFNHIFFTGSPRVGKLIMEAASKNLSSVTLELGGKSPLFIDKSADLKDAAEKIVWGKFLNNGQTCIAPDYALVDANVKDEFIKILGDQIEKAYNANGKGIEQTEEYCRIVNLQQFQRLSGLIEQAVETGATVAYGGKANPETNYISPTLLTKVDLDSKVMQEEIFGPILPIVSYENIDTALNIVNQKEKPLALYIFSKNKKYDKYILENTSAGGTCINDVVLHISHPELPFGGVNNSGIGKAHGFYGFTAFSNQRAVLRQRIGLTSAKLMYPPFNEKTKKLLNLMIKWL from the coding sequence ATGGAAACCTTAACCCAATCAAACAGCCAGGCACAGGCAGTCAATAAAGTTTTTAGTGCACAGCAAGCAAATGCTGCTACTATCAGAAAAAGCACGGCTCAGGAACGAGTTGCCAAACTCAAAAGACTAGAAAAAGCTATTCTTTCCAATAGGGAAAAAATAGAAAATGCCATCCATAGTGATTTCAAAAAGCACCCTATAGAAACGGCTGTTTCGGAGATTTATAAAGAGCTGATTGAAATAAGACATACTTGCAAAAAGCTTAGCGGCTGGATGAAACCTAAAAAGGTAAGCCCCCCACTTTCTTTGTTAGGCACTCGTTCCAAAGTGGTTTACGAACCCAAAGGTACTACCCTTATCATAGCTCCGTGGAATTATCCTTTTCAGCTCTGCATCAATCCTTTGCTATCGGCTATAGCTGCGGGGAACACCGCTATTGTAAAACCATCTGAGCTTACTCCTCATACATCAAAAGTGGTAAAAGAGGTGATTGGGGAAGTGTTTGAAGAGAACGAAGTGGCTGTGGTAGAAGGTGGGCTGGAGACTTCCACCGAATTATTGAAACTGCCGTTTAATCATATTTTTTTCACGGGAAGCCCTAGGGTGGGCAAGCTGATAATGGAAGCTGCTTCCAAAAACCTCAGCAGCGTCACACTAGAATTGGGCGGGAAATCACCTCTGTTTATAGACAAATCGGCCGATTTGAAAGATGCTGCTGAAAAAATAGTTTGGGGGAAATTTCTGAATAATGGACAGACCTGCATCGCACCTGATTATGCTTTGGTAGATGCTAATGTGAAAGATGAATTTATAAAAATACTGGGTGATCAGATTGAAAAGGCATACAATGCTAATGGTAAAGGTATAGAGCAAACCGAAGAATATTGCCGGATAGTAAACCTGCAGCAATTTCAGCGCCTTTCTGGCTTGATAGAACAAGCAGTAGAGACTGGGGCGACAGTAGCTTATGGAGGGAAGGCCAATCCTGAAACAAATTACATTTCCCCTACCCTTCTCACCAAGGTTGACTTGGATAGTAAAGTGATGCAGGAAGAAATTTTTGGTCCAATTCTACCCATTGTCTCCTACGAAAATATTGATACAGCGCTCAATATAGTAAACCAAAAAGAAAAGCCCCTTGCCCTTTATATTTTCAGCAAAAACAAAAAGTATGATAAGTATATTTTGGAAAATACGTCTGCTGGTGGTACTTGTATCAACGATGTAGTACTTCACATAAGCCACCCCGAATTGCCTTTTGGAGGTGTGAATAACAGTGGGATAGGTAAGGCACACGGGTTTTATGGATTCACTGCATTTTCCAATCAGCGAGCTGTGCTTAGGCAGCGAATTGGTCTAACCAGTGCCAAGCTTATGTACCCACCTTTTAATGAAAAAACCAAAAAGCTGCTAAACCTCATGATAAAGTGGTTGTAA